The stretch of DNA GGGATCCCGATCGAGGCGATCGCGCTGCTCAACCGGGAGGTTCTGCGCGCCGGTCTGCGCGGAGCGACCCACGACGACTGACTCTGACCACGCCATCAGGGCCGATGACCGGCCCCAGGCCTCGCCGGGAGGGGGCGGGGCTCAGGATGCGGGCTTGTGGGCGACGAGGGCGATGCCGACCATGTCCTTCTCATAGCGTTTGAAGGTGCGGGCCATCTCCTGGACGCGCCGGCGCAGCGCCCTGTCCGCGGCGACGTTGCGCGCGATCCGCAGGAAGCCTCCTACTCCCTCGTCGCGGATGTTGCGTCCGACCTTGAGCAGGGCCATGGGGGCGGTGTCGACCCAGTCGACGACGAGCCCGGCGTCCTCCATGAGCTCCTTCCAAGCGGCGGCGGTCATGGGGCGGGCGTTGACGTGGATGGAGCGGGCCAGGTCGCGGCGCAGCTCGGTGTAGTACTCCTCGTCGATGTCGTCGGGGGTGACGCCGAGCTCGTGGATGGCGTAGCGCCCGCCGGGGCGCAGCACGCGGGCGGCCTCGGCGACGATGGCGGCCTTGCCCTTGTCCCCCTGCATGGTAAGCATGGCCTCGCCGACGACGACGTCGGCACTGGCATCATCCAGGCCGGTGTCGGCGGCCTCGCCCTGGCGGACGGTGCCGAGGTTCCCGACGACGGCGGCCACGCGCCGGGCGGCGTCGGGGTCGCGGTCGATGGCGGTGTAGGAGGCGGGACCTGCCTTGACGATCTCGGCGGCGGTGCGCCCCAGGCCCGGGGCGAGCTCGACGACGTCGGCGCCGGGCAGGTGGGCGTGGCCGAGCATGGCGGCGGACAGGGCGGCGCCGCCGGGGCGCAGGACGCGCTTGCCGGCGCGGGCCAGGACCCAGTGGCCGGGTGCGGAGGCAATGGGGCGATCGGCGTAGGGCAGCGGCAGGTCGGCGGAGGTGGTGGAGTCTGCGGGCTTCTCACTCATGAGGTCAGCCTAACCATAGTGGTTCCACCGCGGGCAGAGTCCGACGTCGATGACTCGATGACGCCAGTAAGGCTCCTGGAAGGCTCAGGTCTCAGAAGGTGACTGTCGACGCGGCAGCCAAGTTCGGCAGGTACCCGTTGAGTACGACACCGGCACCGCGGCCATGAGGTGGGATATCTGCGTCAGTAGCTCTTGACATTGACAG from Actinomyces sp. Marseille-P3109 encodes:
- a CDS encoding class I SAM-dependent methyltransferase translates to MSEKPADSTTSADLPLPYADRPIASAPGHWVLARAGKRVLRPGGAALSAAMLGHAHLPGADVVELAPGLGRTAAEIVKAGPASYTAIDRDPDAARRVAAVVGNLGTVRQGEAADTGLDDASADVVVGEAMLTMQGDKGKAAIVAEAARVLRPGGRYAIHELGVTPDDIDEEYYTELRRDLARSIHVNARPMTAAAWKELMEDAGLVVDWVDTAPMALLKVGRNIRDEGVGGFLRIARNVAADRALRRRVQEMARTFKRYEKDMVGIALVAHKPAS